The following are encoded together in the Methylorubrum sp. B1-46 genome:
- a CDS encoding heme biosynthesis protein HemY, with protein MWRALVFLALLAVAAYGAVWIADHPGTVTVVWNGYEVGMSLAIALTGVLVAAIVIGLIWAIVTGVIGLPASISRSTRERRRNKGLASLSRGMIAVGSGDPLAARRHAGDAERLLGSQPLTLLLKAQAAQISGDRDAAEQAFKRMADDPETRVLGLRGLFVEARRREDEGAARAYATEAARLAPSVTWANEAVLEAQCADGEWSAATETVERRASLGLMDKHAARRQRAVLLTAAAQRHEAGEPDTAIEQALKAVKLAPDLVPAAVIAGRLLARRNDLRKAAKIVEAAWKATPHPELAKVYLNLRTGDSARDRLARAETLAKLSSWDPESRLVIAQAATEAKDFARAREALAPLTDDRPTARVCRMMARIEAAEHGAESGRSREWLARAARAPRDPAWIADGVISERWAPVSPVTGRLDAFVWKTPPEILAGPDEDDAPAPTEPAAPAEIPVAPVPAPVTSDSPAPSTPGFLQTGAGTPSALSTPAPVNAPAGPSPAPQTTADRPRRIA; from the coding sequence ATGTGGCGCGCCCTCGTCTTCCTGGCCCTCCTGGCCGTCGCCGCCTACGGCGCGGTGTGGATCGCCGACCATCCAGGCACCGTGACCGTCGTCTGGAACGGCTACGAGGTCGGTATGAGCCTCGCCATCGCGCTCACCGGCGTGCTGGTGGCGGCCATCGTCATCGGCCTGATCTGGGCGATCGTGACCGGCGTGATCGGCCTGCCCGCCAGCATCAGCCGCTCGACCCGCGAGCGTCGCCGCAACAAGGGCCTCGCCTCGCTCTCGCGGGGCATGATCGCCGTCGGCTCCGGTGACCCGCTCGCCGCGCGCCGCCACGCGGGCGATGCCGAGCGGCTGCTCGGCAGCCAGCCTCTGACGCTCCTTCTCAAGGCCCAGGCGGCGCAGATCTCCGGCGACCGGGACGCGGCCGAGCAGGCGTTCAAGCGCATGGCGGACGATCCCGAGACCCGTGTGCTCGGCCTGCGCGGCCTGTTCGTCGAAGCCCGCCGCCGCGAGGACGAGGGCGCTGCCCGCGCCTACGCCACCGAGGCCGCCCGGCTCGCCCCGAGCGTCACCTGGGCGAACGAGGCGGTTCTGGAGGCGCAATGCGCCGACGGCGAGTGGTCCGCCGCGACGGAGACCGTGGAGCGCCGTGCCTCGCTCGGCCTGATGGACAAGCACGCCGCACGCCGTCAGCGGGCGGTCCTGCTCACCGCGGCCGCCCAGCGCCACGAGGCCGGCGAGCCCGACACCGCGATCGAGCAGGCGCTGAAAGCGGTCAAGCTCGCCCCGGACCTCGTACCCGCAGCCGTCATCGCCGGCCGTCTGCTCGCCCGGCGCAACGACCTGCGCAAGGCCGCCAAGATCGTCGAGGCGGCCTGGAAGGCGACGCCGCATCCGGAACTCGCCAAGGTCTACCTCAACCTGCGCACCGGTGATTCCGCCCGCGACCGTCTGGCCCGCGCCGAGACCCTCGCCAAGCTCTCGTCCTGGGATCCGGAATCGCGCCTCGTGATCGCGCAGGCCGCGACCGAGGCCAAGGATTTCGCCCGCGCCCGCGAGGCGCTGGCGCCGCTGACCGACGACCGGCCGACGGCGCGCGTCTGCCGGATGATGGCGCGGATCGAGGCGGCCGAGCACGGGGCCGAGAGCGGACGCTCCCGCGAGTGGCTCGCCCGTGCCGCCCGCGCCCCGCGCGACCCGGCCTGGATCGCCGACGGCGTCATCTCCGAGCGCTGGGCCCCGGTCTCGCCGGTCACCGGCCGCCTCGACGCCTTCGTGTGGAAGACGCCGCCCGAGATCCTGGCCGGCCCCGACGAGGATGACGCGCCGGCCCCGACTGAGCCGGCGGCTCCGGCCGAGATCCCGGTGGCGCCCGTTCCGGCCCCGGTCACGAGCGACAGCCCGGCCCCCTCGACACCGGGCTTCCTCCAGACCGGTGCCGGCACCCCGTCTGCGCTGTCGACGCCCGCGCCGGTCAACGCCCCTGCCGGCCCCTCGCCGGCTCCGCAGACGACCGCGGACCGCCCCCGCCGCATCGCGTGA